Proteins encoded by one window of Pyrinomonadaceae bacterium:
- a CDS encoding GMC family oxidoreductase, which produces MAGKIVEGRNLLPPQDWTLMPDFCVIGSGAAGGVCALKLAEAGFVVTVLEEGPNIPKEPGHGGPSHVRKMLNEREVEMYKLLYQEGATRLTKNGGVKVLQGRCLGGGTAVNWSACLPPRLETLDEWQKRGLPFTRQNLEPYLREVVNYLPIVRNDKYNTSAKKFMEGCDHLGIPHDNLPNNTHQCRECGSCGVGCPYDRKMSGFVKWLPDAVAKGASVYTDTKVDKLVGTNDRITEVHCHFIDGKNRPTGGTLIVKPTKGVVLAAGAIGTPAILLRSKLNLPNKQVGKNTHIHPVTITIGRYPENTHPAYGVPDNMWTPKFAPGPTGYLIETGSFYPVFSASATLQHGDELHRILRDYYPRGAISYAHHTTGFGDEDYGTVTLDKGDPVLDYVIPEANVGPMRESLVEMCRIHLAAGASSVYVMRNPPLEVRSEADFAEIRKIQFAEPQRSTIFTVHVMGGCQMHKDEKRRCVNNDFTFTGKKNLWVLDASIFPTALGANPQVTIYALALWGAKEICRQTDNAPFTLNHQQGGTWPWPGY; this is translated from the coding sequence ATGGCAGGGAAAATTGTCGAAGGCCGGAACCTTCTTCCGCCGCAGGACTGGACGTTGATGCCTGACTTCTGCGTCATCGGATCGGGCGCAGCGGGCGGCGTTTGCGCGCTGAAGCTGGCCGAGGCCGGCTTCGTCGTGACCGTGCTGGAAGAGGGACCGAACATCCCGAAGGAGCCGGGGCATGGCGGCCCGTCGCACGTGCGGAAAATGCTTAACGAGCGCGAAGTCGAGATGTACAAGCTGCTCTATCAGGAGGGCGCGACGCGTCTCACCAAGAATGGGGGCGTCAAGGTCTTGCAGGGGCGCTGTCTCGGCGGCGGAACCGCGGTCAACTGGTCAGCCTGTCTGCCACCGCGTTTAGAAACGCTCGACGAGTGGCAGAAGCGCGGCTTGCCTTTCACGCGGCAGAACCTCGAACCGTACCTGCGCGAGGTCGTCAACTATCTACCCATCGTCCGCAACGATAAGTACAACACCTCGGCGAAAAAATTCATGGAGGGGTGCGATCACCTCGGCATTCCCCACGACAACCTGCCGAACAACACGCACCAATGCCGCGAGTGCGGGAGTTGCGGCGTAGGCTGTCCATACGACCGCAAGATGAGCGGCTTCGTAAAGTGGCTCCCCGACGCTGTCGCGAAAGGTGCATCCGTCTACACCGACACGAAGGTTGATAAGCTCGTCGGAACCAATGACCGTATCACCGAAGTCCACTGCCATTTCATTGACGGCAAGAACCGCCCGACCGGAGGCACACTCATCGTCAAGCCGACGAAAGGCGTCGTGCTCGCCGCGGGGGCGATTGGCACACCGGCCATCCTCTTGCGCTCGAAGCTCAACCTTCCCAACAAGCAGGTCGGCAAGAACACGCACATCCACCCTGTCACCATCACCATTGGCAGGTATCCGGAAAATACGCACCCCGCGTACGGCGTACCTGACAACATGTGGACGCCAAAGTTTGCGCCGGGCCCGACGGGCTACCTCATTGAAACAGGCTCGTTCTACCCCGTTTTCTCGGCCTCCGCGACACTCCAGCACGGGGATGAGTTGCATCGCATCCTGCGCGATTACTACCCCAGGGGCGCGATCTCCTACGCGCACCACACGACCGGCTTCGGTGACGAGGATTACGGCACCGTTACGCTCGACAAAGGCGACCCCGTGCTCGACTACGTCATCCCCGAAGCCAACGTCGGGCCGATGCGGGAGAGCCTCGTCGAGATGTGCCGCATCCACCTCGCCGCCGGCGCGTCCTCGGTCTACGTCATGCGCAATCCGCCGCTCGAGGTCCGAAGTGAGGCCGACTTCGCCGAGATCAGGAAGATCCAGTTCGCCGAGCCGCAGCGCTCTACCATCTTTACCGTCCACGTCATGGGCGGGTGCCAGATGCACAAGGATGAGAAGCGCCGCTGCGTCAACAACGACTTCACGTTCACGGGAAAGAAAAACCTTTGGGTGTTGGACGCCTCGATCTTTCCGACGGCGCTCGGCGCGAATCCCCAGGTGACTATCTACGCACTCGCGCTGTGGGGCGCGAAAGAGATTTGCCGGCAGACCGACAACGCGCCTTTTACGCTCAACCACCAGCAAGGAGGTACATGGCCATGGCCGGGTTACTAA
- a CDS encoding metallophosphoesterase translates to MPDFFSEPFVHLAGLTHKSALVAWGAFYFRVKNSGKEFKLLEDDDLDKIHPPRRETIGARSEPYGNARVIVSDLAGNEIASAFTSNTNHCWVAGLEPDTEYTYKVIVNGEEWARGERRDWVSGGDGKGLTLKGRSYSNRFRTHPDPTRASPSPFTFAVLGDFGVGIRKDKEDRHQRQIAEALERAVTEHNIRLILTTGDNIYRSGGFLGSGGQTGDEDDDWYFTYYQPYRYVINRVPVYPSIGNHDADETESRDDRTQLEDNFYVRERVAGEEAAGRASFEPGQGLFYRFRYSSEVEFVCVDTSKEPSTGFKDRLFKHPKHSEFLKSALPDAGGAAASWRIPFCHHPPFSAGPKHSNTKGMEALVEQFRRAGVRAVFSGHEHNFQHCRSNGVDYFVTGGAGKVRTDKPKKSAFEKAHTLSWAAQPHFLLVTVEGKRMTVQPIAQLGPGGALSEIGRLAPDNSQVSEPIVISLS, encoded by the coding sequence ATGCCGGATTTTTTCTCCGAACCGTTCGTGCACCTCGCCGGACTGACTCACAAGTCCGCGCTCGTCGCTTGGGGCGCCTTCTACTTCCGGGTCAAGAATTCTGGCAAAGAGTTCAAGCTGTTGGAGGACGACGATCTCGACAAGATTCACCCTCCGCGACGCGAGACTATCGGCGCGAGGTCTGAGCCTTACGGCAACGCGCGCGTGATCGTGTCGGACTTGGCGGGCAACGAGATCGCGTCCGCCTTCACTTCCAACACGAACCATTGCTGGGTGGCGGGGCTTGAGCCGGACACGGAGTACACCTACAAAGTCATCGTTAACGGCGAGGAGTGGGCGCGCGGCGAGCGGCGCGATTGGGTGAGCGGCGGCGATGGCAAGGGGCTCACCCTGAAGGGGAGGAGTTACAGCAACCGCTTCCGCACCCATCCCGATCCGACCCGCGCGTCGCCGTCGCCTTTTACCTTCGCCGTCCTCGGCGACTTCGGTGTCGGCATCCGCAAGGACAAGGAGGACCGCCATCAACGGCAAATCGCCGAGGCCCTTGAACGAGCGGTCACCGAGCACAACATCCGACTGATTCTGACGACCGGCGACAACATCTACCGCAGCGGCGGCTTTCTCGGATCGGGCGGCCAAACCGGCGACGAGGACGACGATTGGTACTTTACGTACTATCAGCCGTACCGCTACGTCATCAATCGCGTCCCCGTATATCCCAGCATAGGCAATCACGACGCCGACGAGACTGAGAGCCGCGACGACCGGACGCAGCTCGAAGACAACTTCTACGTGCGCGAGCGCGTCGCGGGCGAGGAGGCCGCGGGCCGCGCCTCCTTCGAGCCGGGGCAGGGTCTTTTCTACCGCTTCCGCTACAGCTCAGAGGTTGAGTTCGTGTGCGTCGATACGTCGAAGGAGCCGAGCACCGGGTTCAAGGACAGACTCTTCAAGCACCCGAAGCACAGCGAGTTCCTTAAGTCGGCCCTGCCGGACGCGGGCGGCGCGGCGGCCAGCTGGCGTATCCCCTTCTGCCACCACCCGCCGTTCAGCGCCGGCCCGAAGCACAGCAACACTAAAGGGATGGAAGCGCTCGTAGAGCAGTTCCGCAGGGCCGGCGTGCGGGCGGTCTTCAGCGGCCACGAGCACAACTTCCAGCATTGTCGCTCCAACGGCGTCGACTATTTCGTGACGGGCGGGGCCGGGAAAGTCAGGACGGACAAGCCGAAGAAGTCCGCGTTCGAAAAAGCGCACACGCTCTCGTGGGCGGCTCAGCCTCACTTTCTCCTCGTCACCGTCGAGGGCAAGCGCATGACCGTGCAGCCCATCGCACAACTCGGGCCGGGTGGTGCGCTCTCAGAAATCGGGCGGCTGGCCCCGGATAACAGTCAGGTAAGCGAGCCGATTGTCATCAGCCTTAGTTGA
- a CDS encoding ATP-binding protein yields the protein MLIPWYAFGMASEGSRTTQAAFGTRLWWLIGGRAAVAVLVMLAGAIWARGTFGPNVDDSLQSIKPLLLVVALLTAIYSVAHLLWKNYLVQARFQFFADVLLVTWLVWITGAVRSPYTALYIVVISAASWFIGPRGALITAIGSAAAFNAVSLLLLNGVVPRGGLATEETLPSVVQAMGLADVSFLVVGLLAAKLAERQRTSDVQLAEATRTLADLRLLHERIVESIRSGLITTDLGGRIFTFNAAAEEITGYEAADVRGKNASMFFGEMTRQMADSMAAAAEGKVSPRYEIDSLTQSGFMLHLGYSIAPLFAESGETSGLVITFQDLTDVRVMEETARRQDRLAAVGRMAASIAHEIRNPLAAMRGSIQMLRSEMDSDSDHSQLMEIILRESDRLNKIVTDYLNYARPRAAEMQEVDVRELIGETLQLLRNSPEITDGHSLQEQLPAQPLLVKGDAEQLKQVCWNVTRNALRSMPDGGEFHVTAQRTDADRVHISFRDTGCGMTPEQVERLFEPFTSTTGGTGLGLSIVYQIIRDHSGTINVRSREGSGTTITVELPGVN from the coding sequence GTGTTGATTCCATGGTACGCTTTCGGCATGGCGAGTGAGGGCAGCCGGACGACGCAAGCAGCATTCGGCACTCGTTTGTGGTGGTTGATTGGCGGGCGGGCGGCGGTGGCGGTGCTCGTGATGTTGGCCGGCGCAATCTGGGCTCGCGGCACATTTGGACCGAACGTCGATGACTCGCTGCAATCAATCAAGCCGCTGCTCCTGGTAGTCGCGTTACTCACCGCAATCTACTCGGTTGCGCACCTCCTCTGGAAAAATTATCTCGTCCAGGCGCGCTTTCAATTCTTTGCGGACGTGCTTTTAGTCACGTGGCTGGTTTGGATTACCGGCGCCGTCCGCTCGCCTTACACCGCTCTTTATATCGTTGTGATTTCGGCCGCGAGTTGGTTCATCGGCCCGCGCGGCGCGCTGATTACCGCGATTGGCAGCGCCGCAGCTTTCAATGCAGTTTCGTTGCTCCTGCTGAATGGAGTGGTGCCGCGCGGTGGCCTCGCGACCGAAGAAACACTGCCCAGCGTGGTCCAGGCAATGGGTTTGGCGGATGTTTCGTTCCTCGTGGTCGGTCTGTTAGCGGCGAAGCTCGCCGAAAGGCAACGAACTTCAGATGTGCAATTGGCAGAAGCGACCCGAACCTTAGCCGATCTGCGCTTGTTGCACGAACGCATCGTCGAATCGATCCGATCGGGTTTGATCACTACGGATCTTGGGGGCCGCATCTTTACTTTCAACGCCGCGGCGGAAGAAATCACCGGTTACGAAGCTGCCGACGTTCGCGGCAAGAACGCTTCAATGTTTTTTGGCGAGATGACGCGACAGATGGCCGATTCGATGGCGGCGGCGGCGGAAGGCAAAGTCAGCCCGCGATATGAGATTGATTCCTTAACGCAGAGTGGTTTCATGCTGCATCTTGGCTACAGCATCGCGCCTTTGTTCGCGGAATCGGGCGAGACCAGCGGACTCGTGATCACTTTTCAGGATCTTACCGACGTGCGCGTGATGGAAGAGACTGCGCGACGTCAGGATCGTCTGGCGGCGGTCGGGCGGATGGCTGCCTCGATCGCGCATGAGATTCGCAATCCCCTCGCGGCCATGCGCGGCTCAATTCAGATGCTCAGGTCTGAGATGGACAGCGATTCCGATCATTCCCAACTGATGGAGATCATCCTGCGCGAGTCTGACCGCTTGAACAAAATCGTCACTGATTATCTCAACTACGCCCGGCCCCGCGCCGCGGAAATGCAAGAAGTGGATGTGCGCGAATTGATCGGCGAGACCCTTCAACTCCTGCGCAATAGTCCTGAGATCACTGACGGCCACAGTCTACAAGAGCAGTTACCCGCGCAACCGTTGTTGGTGAAAGGCGACGCGGAACAGTTGAAGCAAGTCTGTTGGAATGTCACGCGTAACGCTTTGCGGTCGATGCCTGACGGCGGCGAATTTCATGTCACGGCCCAACGGACCGATGCCGATCGCGTCCATATTAGTTTCAGGGACACGGGGTGCGGCATGACGCCTGAGCAGGTGGAACGCTTATTCGAACCCTTCACTTCGACGACCGGCGGCACCGGGCTCGGGCTATCGATTGTTTATCAAATTATCCGTGACCATTCTGGTACAATTAACGTTCGCAGCCGAGAGGGGTCCGGGACAACTATTACGGTTGAGTTGCCTGGGGTGAACTGA
- a CDS encoding sigma-54 dependent transcriptional regulator produces MANLLIVDDELSMRQFLTHLFQREGHTVRVAENGRKAMELLRTQPSDVILSDVKMPDMGGIELLRAARELHPNVEVIMMTAFANESTAHEAFLLGAFDFVHKPFDNELLKEKVLRALAKITREAEAQTLKVENEALIKGQRARGRLSNIIGQSDRMQAVFQMIETVAQVPSTVLLTGESGTGKELVARAIHDLSPRAQKPFVSVNCGAFTETLLESELFGYVKGSFTGATANRKGLFEAANQGTIFLDEIGEMSPAMQVKLLRVLQERKVRPVGAHEELEVNTRVIAATNRDLGAMVKDGSFREDLFYRISVIPMELPPLRERAGDIVELAGYFINKHCTQTGRSMVISPSTMRLLENYSWPGNVRELEHTIERAVALETSEVIEPERLPDQITKYSQTRVASAFELPDDGINLTAHLDQLEKTYVMEALRRTEGNQTNAAQLLQMSVRSLRHLLDKHGVRGLTAQMRDERRGDSIPRRRANDPYPRRREYDDPEPERSAEQAAGATGEPRR; encoded by the coding sequence ATGGCCAATCTTCTAATCGTCGACGACGAGCTCAGCATGCGCCAGTTCCTGACGCATCTTTTCCAGCGCGAGGGTCACACCGTCCGCGTGGCTGAGAATGGGCGCAAGGCGATGGAGTTGCTGCGCACCCAGCCCTCCGATGTAATCCTGTCAGATGTGAAGATGCCGGACATGGGCGGCATCGAACTGCTGCGCGCGGCGCGCGAACTTCACCCGAACGTTGAAGTGATCATGATGACCGCGTTCGCCAACGAATCGACCGCGCATGAGGCGTTTCTGCTGGGCGCATTCGATTTTGTGCACAAGCCTTTCGACAATGAGCTGCTGAAAGAAAAGGTCCTGCGCGCGCTCGCGAAGATTACCCGGGAAGCCGAAGCCCAAACCCTTAAAGTCGAAAACGAAGCCCTGATTAAGGGACAGCGAGCGCGCGGCCGGCTGAGTAACATCATCGGCCAATCAGATCGCATGCAGGCCGTCTTTCAAATGATCGAGACGGTCGCGCAAGTGCCTTCGACGGTTTTGCTCACCGGCGAGTCAGGCACCGGGAAAGAACTGGTTGCGCGCGCGATTCATGATCTCAGTCCGCGTGCACAGAAGCCTTTCGTCTCAGTCAATTGCGGCGCTTTCACGGAAACGTTGCTTGAGTCGGAGTTGTTCGGCTATGTGAAAGGCTCGTTCACCGGCGCCACGGCAAACCGCAAAGGACTTTTCGAAGCTGCCAATCAGGGCACAATCTTTCTCGACGAAATCGGCGAGATGTCGCCGGCGATGCAGGTGAAACTTCTGCGCGTCCTGCAGGAACGCAAAGTACGTCCGGTCGGCGCGCACGAAGAGCTGGAAGTAAACACGCGCGTCATTGCCGCAACGAACCGCGACCTGGGAGCCATGGTGAAGGATGGATCGTTCCGCGAGGATCTTTTCTATCGCATCTCCGTCATTCCGATGGAGCTGCCGCCCTTGAGAGAACGTGCCGGCGACATTGTCGAGCTGGCCGGCTACTTCATCAACAAGCACTGCACCCAAACCGGCCGTTCGATGGTGATCAGCCCATCGACGATGCGTCTGCTCGAGAATTATTCATGGCCCGGTAATGTTCGGGAACTGGAGCACACGATCGAACGCGCTGTCGCGCTCGAAACAAGTGAAGTGATTGAACCCGAGCGCCTCCCTGATCAGATTACGAAGTACAGCCAGACGCGCGTGGCTTCGGCGTTCGAACTGCCGGACGACGGAATCAATCTCACGGCGCATCTCGATCAATTGGAAAAGACTTACGTGATGGAAGCGCTGCGCCGCACGGAAGGCAATCAGACGAATGCCGCGCAGCTTCTTCAGATGTCTGTGCGCTCGCTGCGTCACCTGCTCGATAAGCATGGCGTGCGCGGGCTGACCGCGCAGATGCGTGACGAACGGCGCGGCGATTCAATTCCCCGCCGGCGCGCAAACGATCCCTATCCACGCCGCCGCGAGTATGACGACCCCGAGCCTGAACGCAGCGCTGAACAAGCGGCGGGGGCCACCGGCGAGCCGCGTCGCTGA
- a CDS encoding amidohydrolase family protein, producing MSRKLFALGLCLSFLMSGFLPGLHAQQPTPSPTPASEPAKTQEERKQAEQNAKKEEKWDVEADHGPSTTVEFDTDEGTWMSCDVSPDGQRVVFDLLGDIYQMPISGGPAQLLAGGRAWEVQPRYSPDGKWIAFTSDRDGGDNIWLMDTAGKNRRQITKETQRLTNTPAWTPDGQYVVARKHFVDQRSLGAGEIWMYSINGGSGVQLTEKSSWTANVGEPAVDPKGRFVYFVNSGDFDYNKNVYGGIYWIERYDTQLGRRGVFIRGAGGAIRPQPSPDGKYLAFIRRDRLKSVLYLREIESGREWPIYDKLTRDQQETWSVFGTYPGYAWTPDNQSIVITAGGKFVRVNIATKQATPLPFTAHVNQKVTDAVRFPQKVAPARDNTRLLRWARKNGDRIIYNALGKLYMKEGASAPRPLLRTTDLEFAPKFSADGRRITFVTWTDAGKGAVWIADVDGSNARKITSVGDQYANPVFSPDGAKVAYLKGRGSINRGEDLSSESAFEIHYWDGSTSRYVMDVQSRGSNARMPVLTFDPKGERIYFMESPPVPAPPGAPANILTYLSSVKLSGDDYKRHVEARFAAEIVPSPDMAWVFFKELHKLYLAPFPQTGKLLKLNSGESILPVKTVSQDSGDWLAWSADSKTVQWTLGENFYEQGIANVVKEAAKDEKPAAPIATKIGFEFETARPRGLVALTNARIITMKGDEVIERGSILIEDNRIKAIGSRIAIPASARRIDMAGKTIMPGLIDVHAHMGYNTLDITPEKQAPYYANLAYGVTTTHDPSASTQSVFAQSEMVKAGVMVGPRIYSTGFILYGAENAEKATVKNLEDAKRHLARLQADGAFSVKSYNQLRRDVRQMVIKAARDHKMMVVPEGGSTFFYNMNMILDGHTGIEHAVPVAPFYKDVVTLFARSRTAYTPTLIVGYGGIWGENYWYQKTNVWENEKLLRFVPRDDVDARSRRRLMVPEDDFFHFDLARSVRDVVRAGGKAQLGAHGQLQGLGAQWELWMLQQGGLTPMEALRCATLYGAQYLGLDGDIGSLEPGKLADLIVLEKNPLQNIRNSESIRNVMINGVLYETDNMNEVYPEAKPRGKFYWER from the coding sequence ATGTCACGCAAATTATTCGCGTTGGGCCTGTGCCTGTCCTTCCTTATGTCTGGCTTTCTGCCGGGTCTGCATGCGCAGCAACCTACGCCGTCGCCCACGCCCGCATCTGAGCCGGCAAAGACGCAGGAGGAGCGCAAGCAAGCCGAGCAGAATGCCAAAAAGGAAGAGAAGTGGGACGTCGAAGCCGATCACGGGCCGAGCACGACGGTTGAGTTCGACACTGACGAGGGCACCTGGATGAGCTGCGATGTTTCGCCCGACGGGCAACGCGTCGTCTTTGATCTACTCGGTGACATTTATCAAATGCCTATTAGCGGTGGCCCGGCGCAGTTGCTCGCCGGCGGTCGCGCTTGGGAAGTGCAACCGCGCTACAGTCCCGACGGCAAGTGGATCGCCTTCACCTCCGATCGGGATGGTGGCGATAACATCTGGCTGATGGATACGGCGGGAAAAAATCGCCGCCAGATTACGAAAGAAACTCAACGGCTCACCAACACGCCCGCCTGGACACCTGACGGCCAGTATGTGGTCGCGCGCAAGCACTTCGTCGATCAACGTTCGCTCGGGGCGGGTGAAATCTGGATGTACAGCATCAACGGCGGGTCGGGGGTACAGCTGACTGAAAAGTCGAGTTGGACGGCGAACGTCGGCGAGCCGGCGGTTGATCCGAAAGGTCGCTTCGTCTATTTCGTTAATAGCGGAGATTTCGACTACAACAAGAACGTCTATGGCGGAATCTACTGGATTGAACGTTACGACACGCAGTTGGGCCGCCGCGGCGTCTTCATCCGTGGCGCCGGTGGCGCGATTCGCCCCCAGCCCTCGCCCGACGGTAAGTATCTCGCCTTCATTCGGCGCGATCGCTTGAAATCCGTGCTTTATCTGCGCGAGATCGAGTCGGGACGCGAGTGGCCGATCTACGACAAGCTTACCCGCGATCAGCAGGAGACCTGGTCGGTCTTCGGCACGTACCCGGGATACGCCTGGACGCCCGACAATCAGTCGATCGTCATTACGGCGGGTGGCAAGTTTGTCCGAGTAAACATCGCCACAAAGCAGGCGACGCCGCTTCCATTCACCGCACACGTCAACCAAAAAGTGACTGACGCGGTGCGCTTCCCGCAGAAAGTCGCGCCCGCGCGCGACAACACGCGGCTCTTGCGCTGGGCGCGCAAGAACGGCGACCGCATCATCTACAACGCGCTCGGCAAGCTATACATGAAGGAAGGCGCGAGTGCGCCTCGTCCACTGCTGAGGACCACCGACCTCGAATTCGCACCGAAGTTCAGTGCGGACGGCCGTCGCATCACGTTCGTCACCTGGACGGACGCGGGGAAGGGCGCGGTTTGGATCGCGGATGTTGATGGCTCGAACGCACGCAAGATCACGAGCGTCGGCGACCAGTACGCAAATCCGGTTTTCTCACCCGACGGCGCGAAGGTCGCTTACCTGAAAGGGCGCGGCAGCATAAACCGCGGAGAAGACTTATCGAGCGAGTCCGCATTCGAGATTCATTACTGGGACGGCTCGACCAGCCGCTATGTGATGGACGTGCAGAGCCGCGGCTCCAACGCGCGCATGCCCGTGCTCACTTTTGATCCAAAGGGCGAGCGCATCTACTTCATGGAGTCACCGCCGGTGCCTGCGCCGCCGGGTGCGCCCGCCAACATCCTGACTTACTTGAGCAGCGTCAAGCTGTCGGGTGACGACTATAAGCGTCACGTCGAGGCAAGGTTCGCCGCGGAGATCGTGCCCTCGCCAGACATGGCGTGGGTCTTCTTCAAAGAGCTGCACAAGCTCTATCTCGCGCCGTTTCCGCAAACAGGGAAACTCCTGAAGCTCAACTCCGGCGAATCAATTCTGCCGGTCAAGACCGTGTCGCAGGACTCAGGCGACTGGCTCGCATGGTCGGCCGACAGCAAGACCGTGCAGTGGACGCTTGGGGAAAACTTCTACGAACAGGGGATAGCAAATGTAGTGAAAGAGGCGGCCAAGGATGAGAAACCCGCTGCGCCAATCGCGACAAAGATAGGCTTCGAGTTTGAGACCGCACGCCCGCGCGGCCTCGTGGCGCTCACCAACGCGCGCATTATTACCATGAAGGGTGATGAGGTGATTGAGCGCGGGTCGATCCTCATCGAAGACAACCGCATCAAGGCCATCGGCTCGAGAATCGCGATTCCCGCCAGCGCGCGCCGAATTGATATGGCGGGTAAGACCATCATGCCCGGCCTGATCGACGTGCACGCGCACATGGGCTACAACACGCTCGACATCACTCCTGAAAAGCAGGCGCCCTACTACGCCAATCTCGCCTATGGCGTCACGACCACGCATGACCCTTCGGCCTCGACGCAGTCAGTTTTTGCGCAGTCAGAGATGGTCAAGGCCGGCGTCATGGTCGGCCCGCGTATCTACTCGACCGGCTTCATACTTTACGGCGCTGAGAACGCCGAGAAGGCGACCGTTAAGAACCTGGAAGATGCCAAGCGCCACCTCGCGCGCTTGCAGGCCGACGGCGCGTTCTCAGTCAAGAGTTACAACCAACTGCGGCGTGACGTGCGGCAGATGGTGATCAAGGCCGCGCGCGATCACAAGATGATGGTCGTGCCCGAGGGCGGCTCCACCTTCTTCTACAACATGAACATGATTCTTGACGGGCACACAGGCATCGAGCACGCAGTGCCCGTCGCGCCTTTCTACAAAGACGTGGTCACGCTTTTCGCCCGTAGCCGCACGGCGTACACGCCCACCCTCATCGTGGGCTATGGCGGGATCTGGGGCGAGAACTACTGGTATCAGAAAACGAATGTCTGGGAGAACGAAAAGCTGCTGCGCTTCGTCCCGCGCGACGATGTAGACGCGCGCTCGCGCCGCCGGCTAATGGTTCCTGAAGACGACTTCTTTCACTTTGATCTGGCGCGCTCTGTTCGCGACGTAGTACGCGCGGGTGGCAAGGCGCAGCTCGGAGCACACGGCCAACTGCAGGGTCTCGGAGCGCAGTGGGAGCTCTGGATGCTGCAACAGGGCGGCTTGACGCCGATGGAGGCGCTGCGTTGCGCCACGCTCTACGGCGCGCAGTACCTTGGCCTGGACGGCGACATCGGTTCGCTCGAACCAGGCAAACTGGCGGACCTGATCGTGTTGGAGAAGAACCCGTTGCAAAACATTCGCAACAGCGAGTCTATCCGGAACGTGATGATTAACGGTGTGCTCTATGAAACGGACAATATGAACGAGGTCTATCCCGAGGCGAAACCGCGCGGGAAGTTTTACTGGGAACGTTAA
- a CDS encoding CPBP family glutamic-type intramembrane protease → MTYKTKLSAYLFLAGFVGILSFLLVDLSALLAMMPVQDGTKLPSPWLLKLLSLIQPTALLALAVFGGVFLSPKVNLAAPAFEALARGKSFTAALKPQIIPGVIAGLIAAAVLVLSWAFLRPFMPGDFVTRAEAFNRLLPLPTRLLYGGITEELLLRWGLLTLLVWVAWRVFQRRRPQPGTVCFVGAILISSIVFGVGHLPVAVAIGGPLTLPVVAFVVTVNGVFGLIAGYLFWRKGLEAAIIAHMLAHVGIVSASYFGS, encoded by the coding sequence ATGACCTACAAAACCAAACTTTCGGCGTACCTTTTCCTGGCTGGCTTCGTTGGCATTCTCTCGTTCCTGCTGGTCGATCTTTCAGCACTCCTGGCGATGATGCCGGTACAAGATGGGACTAAACTTCCCTCACCGTGGCTGCTGAAATTGCTGAGCCTGATTCAGCCCACGGCGTTGCTGGCCCTGGCGGTGTTCGGCGGAGTCTTTTTGTCGCCAAAGGTGAATCTCGCCGCGCCCGCGTTTGAGGCATTGGCGCGTGGCAAGAGCTTCACGGCAGCGCTCAAGCCGCAAATCATTCCCGGTGTGATTGCCGGACTGATCGCGGCAGCCGTCCTCGTGCTTAGCTGGGCCTTCCTGAGACCGTTCATGCCTGGGGATTTTGTGACGCGAGCCGAAGCCTTCAACCGTTTGCTGCCGCTGCCGACGCGCCTGCTTTACGGCGGCATCACCGAAGAATTACTTCTGAGATGGGGACTGCTAACGCTGCTGGTGTGGGTGGCATGGAGAGTCTTTCAAAGACGGCGCCCTCAGCCGGGAACAGTTTGTTTCGTGGGCGCCATCTTAATCTCGTCGATCGTTTTCGGAGTGGGACATTTACCGGTAGCGGTGGCCATCGGCGGCCCGCTTACCCTGCCCGTCGTTGCATTCGTAGTCACCGTGAACGGGGTGTTCGGATTAATCGCCGGCTATCTGTTTTGGCGCAAGGGATTGGAAGCCGCGATCATTGCGCATATGTTGGCGCACGTAGGGATAGTGTCGGCTAGTTATTTTGGAAGCTAA
- a CDS encoding prepilin-type N-terminal cleavage/methylation domain-containing protein, with amino-acid sequence MKNNRQAGFSLIELLIVVAIIGIIAAIAIPNLLASRRAANEGSAQSSLRTIHSAEGTYQATVGAGNYGSRAELGAENLIDNQLEAGGKSGYNFEINPTDLVVATSPAVFYATAVPQVTGPIMGTGTRRFGVATDGTMHGDSGGGLAAYASEAAVMAAPDLGN; translated from the coding sequence ATGAAGAACAACCGTCAAGCAGGCTTCTCGCTCATCGAGCTGCTTATAGTCGTCGCGATCATCGGCATCATCGCCGCCATCGCGATCCCGAACCTTCTCGCTTCCCGGCGCGCCGCGAACGAAGGCTCTGCCCAGTCGTCGCTGCGAACCATTCACAGTGCCGAGGGTACTTACCAGGCAACTGTCGGCGCTGGCAACTATGGATCTCGCGCTGAGTTGGGTGCCGAGAACTTAATCGACAACCAGTTGGAAGCTGGAGGCAAGAGTGGTTACAACTTCGAAATCAACCCGACCGACTTGGTTGTGGCCACTAGCCCGGCCGTGTTTTACGCGACTGCGGTTCCGCAGGTTACCGGACCAATCATGGGCACCGGCACGCGTCGTTTTGGTGTTGCCACCGATGGCACGATGCACGGTGACTCGGGCGGCGGTCTCGCAGCCTATGCGAGCGAAGCCGCGGTAATGGCTGCGCCTGACCTCGGCAACTAA